One window from the genome of Amycolatopsis sp. NBC_01480 encodes:
- a CDS encoding DUF4190 domain-containing protein yields MTSDPRYPPAPARHGRPPAPVSVTQRRAPARPKLNFYAVIALVCGLAAILVAFMPDYSYLVWPLAGVGLILSIVGLVLAGRDVVRGRGLAVLGLLVSVAAALLSGVMLLFPSAFGAVGASELHLPPVSGDRHSVDYVVTSAGGATVRYGTLNDQRTDEAPPSTDQWHGKASYNGGAPILSLTADSSNAGVSNQISCAIVVDGKTVAENSGTTIALCTANVG; encoded by the coding sequence ATGACGTCCGACCCCCGGTACCCGCCTGCCCCCGCACGCCACGGCCGCCCGCCCGCGCCCGTCTCCGTCACGCAGCGCCGCGCGCCGGCCAGACCCAAGCTGAACTTCTACGCCGTGATCGCGCTGGTGTGCGGTCTCGCGGCGATTCTTGTGGCCTTCATGCCGGACTACAGCTACCTCGTGTGGCCGCTGGCCGGTGTCGGACTGATCCTCTCGATCGTCGGCCTGGTGCTGGCCGGCCGCGACGTCGTGCGGGGCCGCGGTCTCGCCGTGCTCGGCCTGCTGGTGTCGGTGGCCGCGGCCCTGCTGTCCGGCGTGATGCTGCTGTTCCCGTCGGCCTTCGGCGCGGTCGGCGCGAGCGAGCTGCACCTGCCGCCGGTCTCCGGCGACAGGCATTCGGTCGACTACGTGGTCACTTCGGCGGGCGGCGCGACCGTCCGCTACGGCACGCTGAACGACCAGCGCACCGACGAGGCTCCCCCGAGCACCGACCAGTGGCACGGCAAGGCCTCCTACAACGGTGGCGCGCCGATCCTGTCCCTCACCGCCGACAGCTCGAACGCGGGCGTCAGCAACCAGATCAGCTGCGCCATCGTGGTCGACGGGAAAACCGTCGCGGAGAACAGCGGCACGACCATCGCGCTGTGCACGGCCAACGTGGGCTGA
- a CDS encoding SDR family oxidoreductase: MRVFITGSSGHVGSAVVAELVSAGHEVVGLARSDASAAKVKALGAEVRRGDLDDLEGLREAASAADGVVHLAFKHEAMMSGDYETAIKDDLTVVQVLGEALAGTGKPLVTTSGTAMLAAAGLGRAITEEDTLESGPRIESENTVIGLAERGVRSSIVRLPPTVHGPLDHHGFVKMLVETARAKGISGYLGDGANRWPAVQTTDAARLYRLALESAPAGSRLHAVDDEGVPLRQIAEVIGRRLGVPVAPIADETAPEHFGFLAAVVGADNPTSSARTRKLLDWTPELPGLLADLELDHYFAVAAV; the protein is encoded by the coding sequence ATGCGGGTTTTCATCACCGGCTCGTCCGGTCACGTCGGCTCGGCCGTGGTCGCCGAACTCGTCTCGGCCGGGCACGAGGTCGTGGGCCTGGCGCGGTCGGACGCGTCTGCGGCCAAGGTCAAGGCGCTCGGCGCCGAGGTGCGCCGCGGCGACCTGGACGACCTCGAAGGCTTGCGCGAAGCCGCTTCGGCGGCCGACGGCGTCGTCCACCTCGCCTTCAAACACGAAGCCATGATGAGCGGCGACTACGAGACCGCGATCAAAGACGACCTGACCGTGGTGCAGGTCTTGGGCGAAGCACTGGCCGGCACCGGAAAGCCGTTGGTGACCACATCGGGCACGGCCATGCTCGCCGCTGCCGGGCTGGGGCGGGCCATCACGGAGGAGGACACGCTCGAGTCGGGGCCGAGGATCGAGTCGGAGAACACCGTGATCGGGCTGGCTGAGCGCGGCGTCCGGTCCTCGATCGTCCGGCTCCCGCCGACCGTGCACGGCCCGCTGGACCACCACGGCTTCGTCAAGATGCTGGTCGAAACCGCCCGCGCGAAGGGCATTTCCGGCTACCTCGGCGACGGCGCCAACCGCTGGCCCGCCGTCCAGACCACGGACGCCGCCCGGCTTTACCGGCTGGCGCTGGAATCGGCCCCGGCCGGCTCGCGGCTGCACGCGGTGGACGACGAGGGCGTCCCGCTGCGGCAGATCGCCGAGGTCATCGGACGTCGTCTCGGCGTGCCCGTCGCCCCCATCGCCGACGAGACCGCGCCGGAGCACTTCGGCTTCCTCGCCGCGGTGGTCGGGGCCGACAACCCCACGTCCAGTGCCCGCACCCGGAAGCTGCTGGACTGGACGCCGGAATTGCCCGGCCTGCTCGCCGACCTCGAGCTCGACCACTACTTCGCCGTGGCCGCGGTTTAG
- a CDS encoding TetR/AcrR family transcriptional regulator, with protein MGRWEPNARERLELAALELFRERGYDGTTVAEIAERAGLTKRSFFRHFADKRELLFSGQEQLTRLIADTIAGAPASATPLEAITAALMALDPVFDDERRPLARERQAIIVDNLELRERELLKSTVLTTAMAEALRERGDSEPVANLAAEFGGLALHIAFTRWVEPDAKQDYAKLAQQAVDELRATAAELG; from the coding sequence ATGGGCCGATGGGAACCGAACGCACGTGAGCGACTGGAGCTGGCCGCGCTCGAGCTGTTCCGCGAGCGCGGTTACGACGGCACCACCGTCGCGGAGATCGCCGAGCGCGCGGGCCTGACCAAGCGGAGCTTCTTCCGGCACTTCGCCGACAAGCGGGAGCTGCTGTTCAGCGGCCAGGAGCAGCTCACCCGGTTGATCGCCGACACGATCGCCGGCGCACCCGCGTCCGCGACCCCGCTCGAAGCGATCACCGCCGCGCTGATGGCCCTCGACCCGGTCTTCGACGACGAGCGGCGCCCGCTGGCCCGGGAGCGCCAGGCGATCATCGTGGACAACCTCGAGCTGCGGGAACGGGAGCTGCTCAAGAGCACCGTGCTGACCACGGCCATGGCCGAAGCCCTCCGCGAACGCGGCGACTCGGAACCCGTCGCGAACCTCGCCGCCGAATTCGGCGGCCTCGCCCTGCACATCGCCTTCACCCGCTGGGTCGAGCCGGACGCCAAGCAGGACTACGCGAAACTCGCCCAGCAGGCCGTCGACGAGCTGCGCGCCACCGCCGCCGAACTCGGCTGA
- a CDS encoding AfsR/SARP family transcriptional regulator, whose product MAENGAGARVELLGPVRLLDGAQAVAIGGPGVRGLLALLALKVGKVVPLEEIIDALWGHDPPATARTIVHGNVSHLRRVLRDMPDGPVAEILTSPPGYRLAIEPERIDAQRARMLLDRATLEPPERASALLAEALALWQGPALSGVPDSVLAPELEDLRLAVHGARVDADLELSRHNELIVELSPIVRADPLAERTAGQLMRALYLAGRRGDALELYRTVSRATLRTLGVEPGSELRWLHERVLNDDLGAPSVAAPGPAEPGKAPSQLPAALPALAGRDEELAWLDRLAETTESTVAVVSGTAGVGKSALVVWWAHRVAKRFPDGVLFASLRGFDPHEAPLAPADLLTQFLLGLGVAASEVPEQLHERVALYRSLIAGRRMLVLLDDARTAEQVRPLLPPSSRSMTVVTSRSRLEGLAVSNAARLRVLGTLAPEDAVRVIEELAGPGDFDLNHALARLCGYLPLALRIAGARLSSSPQWTRKDLVDELFNERTRLAALQVDGADDGVRAAFDVSFRGLPPDLARLLLWLGALPGEAVGPHLMAAVAGIPVAQARRALRTLATHNLLAETARDVFVPHDLVRLYLWELAQSELDTEEHAGVLANAVRYYQVASDTARRRMLRIVDSLDFTGALPAEALPPLRTYDEAQDWFAAEWPNLLAVLDAAYTAARYSDVWRLARVAHTYRVVHPLFDDWNRLVDLGLAAAEAAGEVLGQCWMLISRCAIALTFELPQGCLADAERALDLAGGLGDKRLVTSANIHLGSALSLLSHHDEAIERLREAVAETERTGDLELRGQALANCAETEKRAGRVQDAITHQLGSLEIDRELGDDSYAVVSLNNLAELHLRAGDREAAERYTREGVELATARQLELQEGVLRVTLARILRAGGDVDAAREQYALALGLYEWTNPGRVSDLRAEAAELD is encoded by the coding sequence ATGGCCGAAAACGGAGCCGGCGCGCGCGTCGAGCTGCTCGGGCCGGTGCGCCTGCTGGACGGCGCCCAGGCCGTGGCCATCGGCGGTCCCGGGGTCCGGGGCCTGCTCGCGCTGCTGGCGCTGAAGGTCGGCAAGGTCGTGCCGCTGGAAGAGATCATCGACGCGCTGTGGGGCCACGACCCGCCGGCCACTGCGCGGACCATCGTGCACGGCAACGTCTCGCACCTGCGCCGCGTGCTGCGTGACATGCCGGACGGCCCGGTCGCGGAGATCCTCACCAGCCCGCCCGGGTACCGGCTCGCGATCGAGCCGGAGCGGATCGACGCGCAGCGAGCGCGGATGCTGCTGGATCGCGCCACGCTGGAGCCGCCGGAGCGGGCCTCGGCGCTGCTCGCGGAGGCGCTCGCGCTGTGGCAAGGGCCCGCGTTGTCCGGTGTGCCGGATTCCGTGCTGGCGCCCGAACTCGAGGACCTCCGCCTGGCCGTGCACGGCGCCCGGGTCGACGCCGACCTGGAGCTGAGCCGGCACAACGAGCTGATCGTCGAGCTGAGCCCGATCGTCCGCGCCGACCCGCTGGCCGAGCGCACCGCGGGCCAGCTCATGCGCGCGCTCTACCTCGCGGGCCGCCGCGGCGACGCGCTCGAGCTGTACCGCACCGTCTCCCGGGCCACCCTGCGCACGCTCGGCGTCGAGCCCGGCAGCGAGCTGCGCTGGCTGCACGAACGGGTGCTGAACGACGATCTGGGTGCGCCCAGCGTCGCCGCGCCGGGCCCGGCCGAGCCAGGGAAAGCGCCTTCACAGCTGCCCGCCGCACTGCCGGCGCTGGCCGGCCGCGACGAGGAGCTGGCCTGGCTCGACCGGCTGGCCGAGACCACCGAGAGCACCGTCGCCGTCGTCTCCGGGACGGCCGGGGTAGGCAAGAGCGCGCTGGTCGTGTGGTGGGCGCACCGCGTGGCGAAGCGCTTTCCGGACGGCGTGCTGTTCGCGTCGCTGCGCGGTTTCGACCCGCACGAAGCGCCGCTGGCACCCGCGGACCTGCTGACCCAGTTCCTGCTCGGCCTCGGCGTGGCGGCGAGTGAGGTGCCGGAGCAACTGCACGAACGCGTCGCGCTGTACCGGTCGCTGATCGCCGGACGGCGGATGCTCGTGCTGCTCGACGACGCGCGCACGGCCGAGCAGGTCCGCCCGCTGCTGCCGCCCAGCTCGCGGTCGATGACCGTGGTGACGAGCCGCTCGCGGCTGGAGGGCCTGGCCGTTTCGAACGCCGCGCGGCTGCGGGTGCTGGGCACGCTCGCGCCCGAGGACGCCGTGCGCGTGATCGAGGAGCTGGCCGGCCCAGGCGACTTCGACCTGAACCACGCGCTCGCCCGGCTCTGCGGTTACCTGCCGCTGGCGTTGCGGATCGCCGGCGCTCGGCTGTCGTCCAGTCCACAGTGGACCCGCAAGGACCTGGTCGACGAGCTGTTCAACGAGCGCACCCGCCTCGCCGCGCTCCAGGTGGACGGTGCGGACGACGGCGTGCGGGCGGCGTTCGACGTCTCGTTCCGCGGCCTGCCCCCGGACCTGGCCCGGCTGCTGCTGTGGCTCGGCGCCCTGCCGGGCGAGGCGGTGGGCCCGCACCTGATGGCCGCGGTGGCCGGGATCCCCGTCGCGCAGGCGCGGCGCGCGCTGCGGACGCTCGCGACGCACAACCTGCTCGCCGAGACCGCGCGCGACGTCTTCGTCCCGCACGATCTCGTCCGGCTGTACCTGTGGGAGCTGGCGCAGTCCGAATTGGACACTGAGGAGCACGCGGGCGTGCTGGCCAATGCCGTGCGCTACTACCAGGTCGCGTCGGACACGGCCCGGCGCCGGATGCTGCGGATCGTCGACTCGCTCGACTTCACCGGCGCGCTGCCGGCCGAGGCGCTGCCGCCGTTGCGGACCTACGACGAGGCGCAGGACTGGTTTGCCGCCGAGTGGCCGAACCTGCTGGCGGTGCTCGACGCCGCGTACACCGCCGCGCGGTACTCCGACGTCTGGCGGCTGGCGCGGGTCGCGCACACCTACCGCGTGGTGCACCCGCTGTTCGACGACTGGAACCGCCTGGTCGACCTCGGGCTGGCCGCCGCCGAGGCCGCGGGCGAGGTGCTCGGGCAGTGCTGGATGCTGATCTCCCGCTGTGCCATCGCGTTGACGTTCGAGCTGCCGCAGGGCTGCCTCGCCGACGCCGAGCGCGCCCTAGACCTGGCCGGCGGGCTGGGCGACAAGCGGCTGGTGACGTCGGCGAACATCCACCTCGGCAGCGCGCTTTCCCTGCTGTCGCACCATGATGAGGCCATCGAGCGGCTGCGCGAGGCGGTCGCGGAGACCGAGCGGACCGGCGACCTCGAGCTGCGCGGGCAGGCGCTGGCGAACTGCGCCGAGACGGAGAAGCGGGCCGGCCGCGTCCAGGACGCGATCACCCACCAGCTGGGCTCGCTGGAGATCGACCGCGAGCTGGGCGACGACAGTTATGCCGTGGTGTCGTTGAACAATCTCGCCGAACTGCACCTGCGCGCCGGTGATCGGGAGGCGGCCGAGCGCTACACGCGCGAAGGCGTCGAGCTGGCGACGGCGCGTCAACTCGAACTGCAGGAAGGCGTCCTGCGCGTCACGCTCGCGCGGATCCTGCGGGCCGGGGGCGATGTGGACGCGGCGCGGGAGCAGTACGCGCTCGCTTTGGGGCTGTACGAGTGGACGAACCCGGGCCGGGTCTCGGACCTGCGGGCGGAGGCCGCCGAGCTGGACTAG
- the thpD gene encoding ectoine hydroxylase: MTLMDTRVEDGYPTRITGTPEQLPRVHPTVWGTEADGPIDAATLAHHEVTGYTVDEGLLSPGEVQTYWQELVRLSSDEELRDDERVITEARTGEVRSVFDVHVLSDLIRELVHDPRVLDRARQILGSEVYIHQSRVNYMPGFKGTGFYWHSDFETWHAEDGMPSPRAVSCSIALTDNYPYNGGLMVMPGSQRTFVQCAGETPENNYKASLKDQRVGVPAEDDIMKMAAEYGIEQFTGAAGSALWFDSNIMHGSSNNITPYPRSNIFLVFNSVENELQEPFAASAPRPAFIAGRDSTPLKR, from the coding sequence GTGACGCTGATGGACACCCGGGTCGAGGACGGCTACCCGACCCGGATCACCGGTACGCCGGAGCAGCTTCCGCGCGTACACCCCACGGTGTGGGGTACCGAGGCAGACGGCCCGATCGACGCCGCCACGCTGGCCCATCACGAGGTCACGGGCTACACCGTCGACGAAGGCCTGCTCTCGCCCGGTGAGGTCCAGACGTACTGGCAGGAGCTCGTGCGCCTCTCCTCCGACGAGGAGCTGCGCGACGACGAGCGGGTGATCACCGAGGCCAGGACCGGCGAGGTCCGGTCGGTCTTCGACGTGCACGTGCTGTCCGACCTGATCCGCGAGCTGGTCCACGACCCCCGGGTGCTGGACCGCGCGCGGCAGATCCTCGGGTCCGAGGTGTACATCCACCAGAGCCGGGTGAACTACATGCCCGGGTTCAAGGGCACGGGGTTCTACTGGCACTCGGACTTCGAGACGTGGCACGCGGAGGACGGCATGCCGTCGCCGCGCGCGGTCAGCTGCTCCATCGCGCTGACCGACAATTACCCGTACAACGGTGGTCTCATGGTCATGCCGGGCTCGCAGCGCACATTCGTGCAATGCGCGGGCGAGACGCCGGAGAACAACTACAAGGCTTCGCTGAAGGACCAGCGCGTCGGGGTGCCGGCCGAGGACGACATCATGAAGATGGCGGCCGAATACGGCATCGAGCAGTTCACCGGCGCGGCGGGTTCGGCACTCTGGTTCGACTCGAACATCATGCACGGCTCGTCGAACAACATCACGCCGTATCCGCGGTCGAACATCTTCCTGGTCTTCAACAGTGTCGAGAACGAGCTGCAGGAGCCGTTCGCGGCGAGCGCGCCCCGGCCGGCGTTCATCGCGGGCCGGGACAGCACGCCGCTCAAACGGTGA
- a CDS encoding ectoine synthase has protein sequence MLVRTLDEVTDTDADIKTPNWRSKRIILAKEGVGFSVHETTLYAGTVNDFWYANHIEAVFITSGEGEIEDLATGEVYPLKPGTLYLLNDHDKHQVRPKTEIKCVCVFNPPVTGREVHDENGVYPLVTEDPA, from the coding sequence GTGCTGGTCCGCACCCTCGACGAGGTCACCGACACCGACGCCGACATCAAGACCCCGAACTGGCGCAGCAAGCGCATCATCCTGGCCAAGGAGGGCGTGGGGTTCTCGGTGCACGAGACCACGCTCTACGCGGGCACCGTGAACGACTTCTGGTACGCCAACCACATCGAGGCCGTGTTCATCACCTCCGGTGAGGGCGAGATCGAGGACCTGGCGACCGGTGAGGTCTACCCGCTCAAGCCGGGCACCCTCTACCTCCTGAACGACCACGACAAGCACCAGGTCCGGCCGAAGACCGAGATCAAGTGCGTGTGCGTGTTCAACCCGCCGGTGACCGGCCGGGAGGTGCACGACGAGAACGGCGTGTACCCGCTGGTCACCGAAGACCCCGCCTGA